In the Hordeum vulgare subsp. vulgare chromosome 7H, MorexV3_pseudomolecules_assembly, whole genome shotgun sequence genome, one interval contains:
- the LOC123413280 gene encoding putative FBD-associated F-box protein At5g56560: MEGSSGPRRSSTQDVGSPAGGADLISALPDEVILLFLARLPCASAAARTGVLSRRWRGLWSLLRQIVFRDVPFPSLEAALGRVLPPPHAVSLLEICVPMEQSTDSAGFNSLLRAAARLEPEKLDFRLPSHLTDLPSGSRIAVDLPCSHRATSISLGLSTPFSLRMPAGAQFPGIEALSLSDCTTELDALLSCCPRLRTLSVTRGLYPNYKCDIRVNSPSLQELAVHHRESETQHVDIVAPALKQLALSFSNGGEISISVLAPMVEKVSWHCCYLGHRIVSGLWSLRKLKLRLQTAERQGQLSSLQIHARADLSFLHAQGDNFTQEIGKHIMVAPFSCLELHLTAKGHAYGGFVFHLLRVDRIHAATRRLKLILNRSAMEGGCPLHCPCEFRNWRFETISLPALEEMEFNGFQGEDHEFDLLQLILGCAPTLKRMVVHLSKETSASHEGCAKIYSIFKACSSVKCDVYHSSGLMHGSQNCPSMRFSGVLIYGAH; encoded by the exons ATGGAGGGGAGCTCGGGGCCTCGCCGGAGTTCCACCCAGGATGTAGGCAGCCCAGCCGGTGGAGCCGACCTCATCAGCGCCCTCCCCGACGAGGtgatcctcctcttcctcgcccgCCTCCCCTGCGCCAGCGCCGCCGCGCGCACCGGCGTCCTCTCCCGCCGGTGGCGCGGCCTCTGGTCCCTCCTCCGCCAGATCGTCTTCCGCGACGTCCCCTTCCCCTCGCTCGAGGCGGCGCTCGGCCGCGTCCTGCCTCCCCCGCACGCCGTTTCCCTCCTCGAAATCTGCGTCCCCATGGAACAGAGTACAGACAGCGCCGGCTTCAACTCGCTGCTCCGCGCCGCCGCGCGGCTGGAGCCGGAGAAGCTCGACTTCCGCCTCCCCTCCCACTTAACCGACCTGCCTTCCGGAAGCCGTATCGCGGTCGACCTACCTTGCTCGCACCGCGCCACCTCCATCTCGCTGGGCCTGTCCACCCCCTTCTCCCTCCGCATGCCAGCCGGCGCCCAGTTCCCCGGAATCGAGGCGCTGTCCCTGTCGGACTGCACTACCGAGCTCGACGCCTTGCTCTCCTGCTGCCCGCGCCTGCGCACGCTCAGCGTCACCAGGGGTTTGTATCCTAACTACAAGTGCGACATCAGGGTCAACTCCCCGTCGCTGCAGGAGCTTGCTGTGCACCACCGGGAGAGCGAGACACAACATGTGGACATCGTTGCGCCCGCGCTTAAACAATTGGCCCTCTCATTTTCCAATGGTGGGGAGATCAGCATCTCCGTCTTGGCACcaatggtggagaaggtttcgtgGCACTGCTGCTACTTGGGGCACCGTATTGTATCTGGTCTTTGGAGCCTCAGGAAGCTGAAGCTGCGGCTACAGACGGCAGAGAGACAAGGACAGCTATCCTCGCTGCAGATTCATGCCCGCGCG GACTTGTCTTTCTTACACGCTCAGGGGGACAACTTTACGCAGGAGATAGGGAAACATATTATGGTTGCTCCCTTCTCTTGTTTAGAGCTACATCTCACAGCAAAGGGGCATGCTTATGGAGGGTTCGTCTTTCATCTCCTTAGGGTCGATAGAATTCATGCTGCTACGCGGAGGCTTAAGCTCATCCTGAACAGATCAGCG ATGGAAGGAGGATGCCCACTACATTGTCCCTGTGAGTTTCGGAACTGGAGGTTCGAGACTATCTCCTTGCCTGCTCTGGAAGAAATGGAGTTCAATGGCTTCCAAGGAGAGGATCATGAATTTGATTTATTGCAATTGATACTTGGATGTGCGCCGACGCTGAAAAGAATGGTTGTGCATCTGTCAAAAGAGACCTCGGCAAGTCATGAGGGATGCGCAAAGATATACAGCATCTTTAAGGCGTGTTCATCTGTGAAATGCGATGTTTATCACAGCTCCG